The following coding sequences are from one Desulfosoma caldarium window:
- a CDS encoding GxxExxY protein: MSLRPESLARRWMGIGMWGRAFWNPRLKKAWAMREAQGAWLTDAGTLPLSDKGKNLECGDRPDFLVEDTVLVESNACKHMEPPGSFRTASSRAVPWGF; encoded by the coding sequence ATGAGCTTGCGTCCCGAATCCTTGGCCCGGCGATGGATGGGCATCGGCATGTGGGGCCGAGCCTTTTGGAATCCACGTCTGAAGAAGGCCTGGGCCATGAGGGAAGCCCAAGGGGCATGGCTTACAGACGCCGGCACCCTGCCCCTAAGCGACAAGGGCAAAAATCTGGAATGCGGCGATCGACCGGACTTTTTGGTCGAAGACACGGTCCTTGTAGAGTCTAACGCATGCAAACACATGGAACCGCCAGGGTCCTTTCGAACCGCAAGCTCACGGGCCGTTCCGTGGGGCTTTTGA
- a CDS encoding molybdenum cofactor biosynthesis protein MoaE, with the protein MVTLQAMIDDLKKRLDPATVGMFACHNGVVRATSRSGAPATALDIDCDRDAWDRVLADVRSRPGIAAVEAYLHTGRRHVGDDVLLVVVAGDIRENVFPVLEETVNRLKKEAVKKEEHLS; encoded by the coding sequence ATGGTCACTTTGCAGGCAATGATCGACGATTTGAAAAAAAGGCTGGATCCGGCCACGGTGGGCATGTTTGCCTGCCACAACGGCGTGGTGCGGGCCACGAGCCGAAGCGGCGCGCCGGCCACGGCCCTGGATATCGACTGCGACCGAGATGCTTGGGATCGCGTGTTGGCGGACGTTCGATCCCGGCCGGGCATTGCCGCCGTGGAAGCCTACCTGCACACGGGTCGGCGTCACGTGGGCGATGACGTGCTTTTGGTGGTGGTGGCGGGGGATATTCGAGAAAACGTCTTTCCTGTGCTGGAAGAAACGGTCAATCGGCTCAAGAAGGAAGCCGTAAAAAAGGAGGAACACTTGAGCTGA
- a CDS encoding pyruvate carboxylase subunit B has translation MAEQHGVLSAGLVDEPIPVTHPVKIQDLTFRDGHQSLFATRGRTEDFLPIAEDMDKVGFYSMEVWGGATFDTMHRFLGEDPWERIRTLKKYIKNTPFSMLLRGQNLVGYRNYPDDVAEAFVERACENGIDIFRVFDALNDFRNFETAVKVIKKHGKHFQGAICYSLTESRMGGEVYNLDYYVSKAKQLADMGADTICIKDMAGLIAPYDAYVLIKTLKENVNVPIHLHSHFTSGMADMSLLKAIEAGVDIVDTCLSPWAYRTSHPAVEPLVVALKGTNRDTGMDLKLLAKCSEYMEKISPKYRHLLDDRMSIIDINVLLHQTPGGMLSNLVNQLREMDAMDKLDEVFRQLPIVRRELGQVPLVTPTSQIVGIQTVNNVLFDTEDERYKMITAQVKDLCYGLYGKTPVPIDPDVQKKALKGYPRGETPISVRPADVLEPELEKAKKDVEGLAKDLDDVLIYALYPTTGKRFLRWKYGHEPIPDEVKPKTLEQVKAEEELMKKAKAGLLVEKPTKEAPPKGPGVCTFNVFVDGEYFEVEVEQVGGMPLVTQITPMAQPVAPPAPAQPVAPQPVAPQPTGPQPMVPPPPPRPAPAPAAQPAAAPPPPKPAAAPVKGATNIEAPMPGMIIRYEKKEGDTVNEGDVVLILEAMKMENSITSPVAGTVLKINYKDGDSVQKGDVLAVIGE, from the coding sequence ATGGCGGAACAGCATGGCGTGTTGAGTGCCGGACTCGTGGATGAGCCCATTCCCGTGACGCATCCCGTCAAGATTCAGGACCTTACCTTTCGTGATGGACACCAGTCCCTGTTCGCCACGCGGGGCCGTACGGAAGATTTTCTGCCCATCGCCGAAGATATGGATAAGGTGGGCTTTTATTCCATGGAAGTGTGGGGCGGAGCCACCTTTGACACCATGCATCGATTCCTGGGCGAAGACCCGTGGGAACGCATTCGCACCCTGAAAAAATACATCAAGAACACCCCGTTTTCCATGCTGTTGCGCGGTCAGAACCTGGTGGGCTACCGCAACTATCCGGACGATGTGGCGGAAGCTTTTGTGGAACGAGCCTGTGAAAACGGCATCGACATCTTTCGCGTCTTTGATGCCCTGAACGATTTTCGCAACTTCGAGACAGCCGTCAAGGTCATCAAAAAACACGGTAAGCACTTTCAGGGCGCCATCTGCTATTCGCTGACCGAATCGCGCATGGGCGGCGAAGTCTACAACCTGGACTACTATGTGTCCAAGGCCAAACAACTGGCAGACATGGGTGCGGACACCATTTGTATCAAGGACATGGCCGGCCTCATCGCTCCCTATGATGCCTATGTCCTCATCAAGACCTTGAAGGAAAATGTCAACGTGCCCATTCATCTGCACAGTCATTTCACCTCGGGCATGGCGGACATGTCGTTGCTCAAGGCCATCGAAGCCGGCGTGGACATTGTGGACACCTGCCTGTCCCCATGGGCCTACCGCACCTCACACCCGGCCGTGGAACCTTTGGTGGTGGCGCTCAAGGGCACCAACCGGGACACGGGCATGGACCTGAAGCTCTTGGCCAAATGCAGCGAATACATGGAAAAAATTTCGCCCAAGTACCGTCACTTACTGGATGACCGCATGTCCATCATCGACATCAACGTTCTGCTGCACCAGACGCCGGGCGGCATGCTGTCCAACTTGGTGAACCAGTTGCGGGAAATGGACGCGATGGACAAGCTGGACGAAGTGTTTCGGCAGTTGCCCATCGTGCGGCGCGAGCTGGGCCAGGTGCCTCTGGTGACGCCCACCAGCCAAATTGTGGGCATTCAAACGGTGAACAATGTGCTGTTCGACACCGAGGACGAACGCTACAAGATGATCACCGCCCAAGTTAAAGACCTCTGTTATGGCCTCTACGGGAAGACCCCCGTGCCTATCGACCCTGACGTGCAAAAGAAAGCCCTCAAGGGATACCCACGCGGGGAGACACCCATTTCGGTACGCCCCGCCGACGTCCTGGAACCCGAGCTGGAAAAGGCGAAAAAGGACGTGGAAGGCTTGGCCAAGGACCTCGACGATGTGCTCATCTACGCCCTGTATCCCACCACGGGCAAACGGTTCCTGCGCTGGAAATACGGCCATGAACCCATTCCGGACGAGGTCAAGCCTAAAACTTTGGAACAGGTCAAGGCGGAGGAGGAACTCATGAAAAAGGCGAAGGCAGGCCTGTTGGTGGAAAAGCCCACAAAGGAAGCGCCGCCCAAAGGTCCAGGCGTGTGCACGTTCAATGTGTTCGTGGATGGGGAATACTTTGAAGTGGAAGTGGAACAGGTGGGCGGCATGCCTCTGGTCACCCAGATAACGCCCATGGCGCAACCCGTCGCGCCACCCGCTCCGGCACAACCCGTGGCCCCGCAACCCGTGGCCCCGCAACCCACGGGACCGCAGCCCATGGTGCCGCCCCCACCGCCTAGACCCGCTCCCGCTCCGGCAGCGCAGCCTGCCGCCGCTCCACCTCCGCCCAAGCCCGCGGCGGCTCCCGTCAAGGGTGCCACCAACATCGAAGCCCCCATGCCGGGCATGATCATTCGCTATGAAAAGAAGGAAGGCGACACGGTCAACGAAGGGGATGTGGTTCTCATTCTGGAAGCCATGAAGATGGAAAACTCCATCACAAGCCCCGTGGCCGGAACGGTTCTCAAGATCAATTACAAAGACGGCGACAGCGTGCAAAAGGGCGATGTGCTGGCTGTAATCGGTGAATAA
- a CDS encoding acyl-CoA mutase large subunit family protein — MFDDKALERIRAGKENWEKNTLTKTLSKAPERKAVFTSISGTPVQRLYTPLDVQNLDYERDLGYPGQFPFTRGVQPTMYRGRYWTMRQYAGFGNARESNARYRYLLEQGQTGLSVAFDLPTQAGYDSDHPLSMGEVGKVGVAIDSLDDMKILFDGIPLDKVTTSMTINAPATVLLAMYLAIAEEQGVPFDKVGGTVQNDILKEIICRGQYIFPPKPSMRLTVDLIEYCFKHVPRWNTISISGYHIREAGSTAAQEMAFTIADGIAYVQACVDRGLAVDSFAPRLSFFFNAFTNVLEEVAKFRAGRRVWARIMKERFGAKNPRSMMMRYHVQTGGVTLTAQQPLNNIVRVALQAYAAALGGCQSLHTNSYDEALCLPTQEAVTVALRTQQIVAEESGATDTIDPLAGSYFVEAMTDKIEADIEEYIKKIDAMGGTLAAIEQGYIQKEIQDSAYRFQKEIESGDRVYVGINKYTMEEPEPTNLLKVDMKLGEIEAAKLKKLRAERDQATWKAALDRLREVSRSEENVMPAVIDAVKARATIGEICDVWREIFGEYRPKEFV, encoded by the coding sequence ATGTTTGACGACAAGGCACTGGAACGCATTCGGGCCGGAAAAGAAAACTGGGAAAAAAACACGCTGACCAAAACCCTGTCCAAGGCACCCGAACGTAAGGCGGTGTTCACGAGCATTTCGGGCACGCCTGTACAAAGGCTTTACACCCCGCTGGATGTGCAAAACCTGGACTACGAGCGGGATCTGGGGTATCCGGGCCAGTTTCCGTTCACGCGCGGAGTCCAGCCGACCATGTATCGGGGCCGGTACTGGACCATGCGCCAATACGCCGGGTTTGGCAATGCCCGCGAAAGCAATGCCCGTTACCGGTACCTTTTGGAGCAAGGCCAGACGGGTCTCAGCGTGGCCTTTGATCTGCCGACCCAAGCAGGCTACGACAGCGATCACCCACTGTCCATGGGCGAAGTGGGCAAGGTGGGCGTGGCCATCGATTCCTTGGACGACATGAAGATCCTCTTTGACGGCATTCCTCTGGATAAGGTGACCACGTCCATGACCATCAACGCGCCGGCCACGGTGCTTCTGGCCATGTACCTGGCCATTGCCGAAGAACAAGGGGTTCCCTTTGACAAGGTCGGCGGCACCGTGCAAAACGATATTCTCAAGGAAATCATCTGCCGAGGCCAATATATCTTTCCACCCAAGCCCAGCATGCGCCTGACGGTGGACCTCATCGAGTATTGCTTCAAACACGTGCCCAGATGGAACACCATCTCCATCAGCGGCTACCACATTCGCGAGGCGGGATCCACGGCGGCTCAGGAAATGGCCTTTACCATCGCCGACGGCATCGCCTACGTGCAGGCCTGCGTGGATCGAGGTCTTGCCGTGGACAGCTTTGCCCCGCGCCTGAGCTTTTTCTTTAACGCCTTTACCAATGTGCTGGAAGAAGTGGCCAAATTCCGTGCCGGTCGCCGAGTCTGGGCCCGAATCATGAAAGAACGATTCGGCGCCAAGAATCCGCGCTCCATGATGATGCGCTACCATGTGCAAACGGGCGGCGTGACCCTCACGGCCCAACAGCCCCTGAACAACATCGTGCGCGTGGCCCTGCAAGCCTACGCGGCCGCTTTGGGCGGTTGCCAGTCGCTGCACACCAACTCCTACGACGAAGCCCTGTGCCTGCCCACGCAGGAAGCCGTGACGGTGGCCCTGAGAACGCAACAGATTGTGGCCGAAGAAAGCGGCGCCACCGACACCATCGATCCCCTGGCCGGGTCCTATTTCGTGGAAGCCATGACGGACAAAATCGAAGCGGATATCGAAGAGTACATCAAAAAGATCGATGCCATGGGAGGCACACTGGCCGCCATCGAACAGGGCTACATTCAAAAGGAAATTCAGGACAGCGCTTACCGGTTCCAAAAAGAAATCGAAAGCGGCGACCGAGTCTACGTAGGCATCAATAAATACACCATGGAAGAACCCGAACCCACGAATCTTCTTAAGGTGGACATGAAACTGGGAGAAATCGAAGCGGCGAAACTTAAAAAACTGCGTGCTGAAAGGGATCAGGCCACGTGGAAGGCTGCTCTGGATCGCCTGCGCGAGGTGTCCCGGTCCGAGGAAAACGTCATGCCGGCCGTCATCGACGCGGTCAAGGCTCGGGCCACCATCGGAGAAATCTGCGACGTGTGGCGGGAAATCTTTGGGGAATATCGGCCCAAGGAATTCGTGTAA
- a CDS encoding slipin family protein has translation MSLYGLATVVVLVVLFLANAIRVLNEYERGVVFRLGRVIAAKGPGLILLIPVIDRMQKVSLRLVAADVPAQDVITRDNVSVKVNAVIYFRVVDPVKAVISVENYLYATSQLAQTTLRSVCGQAELDELLAEREKINAHLQDILDRHTDPWGIKVTVVELKHIDLPQEMQRAMARQAEAERERRAKVIHAEGEFQAANRLREAAQIIQESPMAMQLRYLQTLREIASENNSTTIFPVPIDLIRPFLSDPGTMTAKAKKESDNG, from the coding sequence ATGTCTCTTTACGGCCTGGCGACCGTGGTTGTTTTGGTGGTTCTGTTTCTGGCCAATGCCATTCGTGTGCTCAACGAATACGAGCGAGGCGTGGTTTTCCGCTTGGGTCGAGTGATTGCGGCGAAGGGTCCGGGGTTGATTTTGCTGATTCCCGTCATCGACCGCATGCAGAAGGTGAGCTTGCGATTGGTGGCGGCGGATGTGCCGGCTCAAGATGTGATCACTCGGGACAACGTTTCCGTCAAAGTGAATGCGGTCATTTACTTTCGCGTGGTGGATCCCGTCAAAGCGGTCATTTCCGTGGAAAACTATCTGTATGCCACGAGCCAGTTGGCGCAGACGACGTTGCGCAGCGTGTGCGGCCAGGCCGAATTGGATGAATTATTGGCCGAAAGGGAAAAGATTAACGCCCATCTTCAGGACATTCTGGACCGGCACACGGACCCTTGGGGCATCAAGGTCACGGTTGTGGAATTGAAGCACATCGACCTGCCGCAGGAAATGCAGCGGGCCATGGCGCGCCAGGCGGAAGCGGAGCGGGAACGGCGCGCCAAGGTGATTCATGCGGAAGGGGAATTTCAGGCGGCCAATCGGCTGCGTGAGGCGGCGCAGATTATTCAGGAAAGCCCCATGGCCATGCAGTTAAGGTACCTCCAGACCTTGAGGGAGATTGCTTCGGAAAACAATTCCACCACCATTTTCCCCGTGCCGATTGATCTCATCCGGCCTTTTCTCTCGGATCCCGGAACCATGACGGCGAAAGCGAAAAAGGAGTCGGACAATGGGTAA
- a CDS encoding cobalamin B12-binding domain-containing protein, with translation MAQDRKIKIIVAKPGLDGHDRGAKLLARIFAEAGMEVVYTGLRQTPEMIVETAIQEDADVVGLSSLSGVHMYFFPRVVQLLKEKGLDDVLVVGGGIIPSEDVPELKKAGVAEIFGPGTPTAKIVEFIKNNVRKRD, from the coding sequence ATGGCTCAGGACAGAAAGATCAAGATCATTGTGGCCAAACCCGGCTTGGACGGCCATGACCGCGGCGCCAAGTTGTTGGCCCGCATTTTCGCGGAAGCGGGCATGGAAGTGGTGTACACGGGGCTTCGACAAACCCCGGAAATGATTGTAGAAACCGCTATACAGGAAGACGCCGATGTGGTCGGGCTTTCCAGCCTTTCGGGCGTGCACATGTATTTCTTTCCTCGCGTGGTGCAGCTTCTTAAGGAAAAAGGCCTGGACGACGTGCTTGTTGTGGGCGGCGGCATCATTCCTTCGGAAGACGTGCCGGAACTGAAAAAGGCTGGGGTGGCCGAAATCTTCGGCCCGGGCACGCCCACGGCCAAGATCGTGGAATTCATCAAGAACAACGTGCGCAAGCGCGATTAA
- a CDS encoding NfeD family protein, translating into MFLAHRLMKRRRLHRVMAMAMLSAACCVLLALGFTVPAHASAGNRPIYIVHVHDTINPGLQDFIEHAIAVAEEDSAECLIVELDTPGGLVTAMRGMVKAIMNAKVPVVVYVSPSGAQAASAGVFITAAADVAAMAPGTNIGAAHPVTATGGDVPETMNEKVVNDLVAFVKSLAEERGRNAEWLEEAVRKSVSATAEEAFAQNVIDLVAQDLPDLITQLDGWQVQRKGYQRTIRTRGKEIVPIEPKWRHKVLRAISNPNIAYILLMIGLAGLYFELSQPGVVLPGVIGAISLVLAFYAMQTIPVNYAGFILIVLAIIFFILEIKVASYGMLSLAGTLCLILGSLMLFRVPGQPFRLAMPVFIPTVLTVSAFFAGVAALAFRAHMRRPQVGMEALIGAEGTVTQALNPEGKVFVQGELWNAVSDEPLPKGARVRVVAVQNLKLHVTGINDK; encoded by the coding sequence ATGTTCTTGGCGCATCGCCTCATGAAGAGACGCCGCCTTCACCGGGTCATGGCCATGGCCATGTTGAGCGCGGCCTGTTGTGTTCTTCTGGCCCTAGGCTTTACGGTGCCGGCCCACGCCTCGGCGGGAAACCGCCCGATCTACATCGTGCACGTGCACGATACCATCAATCCGGGGCTTCAGGATTTCATCGAACACGCCATTGCCGTGGCCGAAGAAGACAGCGCCGAATGCCTTATCGTCGAACTGGACACCCCGGGCGGCTTGGTCACGGCCATGCGAGGCATGGTCAAGGCCATCATGAACGCCAAAGTGCCGGTTGTGGTCTATGTGTCGCCGAGCGGGGCGCAGGCGGCTTCGGCGGGTGTTTTCATCACGGCGGCCGCCGATGTGGCGGCCATGGCCCCGGGAACCAACATCGGCGCCGCCCATCCGGTGACGGCCACCGGAGGCGATGTTCCGGAAACCATGAACGAAAAGGTGGTGAACGATCTGGTGGCCTTTGTGAAAAGCCTGGCCGAAGAACGCGGTCGAAACGCCGAGTGGCTTGAAGAGGCGGTGCGAAAAAGTGTTTCCGCCACGGCCGAAGAAGCCTTTGCGCAGAATGTCATCGATCTCGTAGCGCAGGATCTACCCGATCTCATCACACAGCTAGACGGCTGGCAGGTGCAACGCAAAGGGTACCAACGAACGATTCGCACACGCGGCAAAGAAATCGTGCCCATTGAACCGAAATGGCGCCACAAGGTCCTTCGAGCTATCAGCAACCCCAATATCGCCTATATTTTGCTCATGATCGGCCTGGCCGGCCTCTATTTCGAACTGTCCCAACCCGGCGTGGTGCTGCCCGGCGTCATCGGAGCCATCAGCCTGGTGCTGGCCTTTTACGCCATGCAGACCATTCCGGTCAATTACGCCGGCTTTATTCTGATTGTCCTGGCGATCATCTTCTTTATTCTGGAAATCAAAGTGGCCAGCTACGGAATGCTCAGCCTTGCCGGCACCCTTTGCCTTATTCTGGGATCCCTCATGCTCTTTCGCGTGCCGGGACAACCCTTTCGCCTGGCCATGCCCGTGTTCATTCCCACGGTGCTGACCGTGTCGGCCTTCTTTGCCGGCGTGGCCGCTTTGGCCTTTCGAGCCCATATGAGACGGCCTCAGGTGGGCATGGAAGCCCTCATCGGCGCCGAAGGCACCGTGACCCAGGCCCTGAATCCCGAAGGTAAAGTCTTTGTCCAAGGGGAACTGTGGAATGCCGTCAGCGATGAACCTCTTCCGAAAGGCGCTCGCGTGCGCGTGGTGGCCGTTCAGAATTTGAAGTTGCACGTCACCGGGATCAATGATAAATAG
- the mdh gene encoding malate dehydrogenase, with protein MRLKRKKITVVGAGFVGATAAHWAAAKELGDVCLIDIIEGMPQGKALDLMQASPVEGFDAQIVGTNDYKDTADSDVVIITAGLPRKPGMSRDDLLFKNTDIVKTVTENIAKHSPNAYLIIVSNPLDAMVYVAHKVSGFPTHRVMGMAGVLDAARFRAFIAMELNVSVEDVTAFVLGGHGDTMVPLPRYSTVAGIPLPDLLPPERIQALVERTRNGGAEIVNLLKTGSAFFAPSASAVSMAESILKDKKRIMPCAAYCDKEYGVGGYFVGVPVKLGAGGVEQVIEITLLPEEKAAFQKSVDAVKSLVQKIQL; from the coding sequence ATGCGTCTCAAGCGGAAGAAAATCACGGTGGTTGGAGCGGGATTTGTGGGAGCCACGGCGGCCCATTGGGCAGCGGCCAAGGAACTGGGGGACGTGTGCCTCATCGACATCATCGAAGGCATGCCCCAGGGCAAAGCCTTGGACCTGATGCAGGCTTCACCGGTGGAAGGCTTTGATGCGCAGATCGTCGGCACCAACGATTACAAAGACACGGCCGACTCCGACGTGGTCATTATCACGGCGGGATTGCCAAGAAAACCCGGAATGAGCCGAGACGATCTCTTGTTCAAGAACACGGACATCGTGAAGACCGTAACGGAAAACATCGCCAAGCACTCTCCCAACGCGTACCTCATCATCGTCTCCAACCCTTTGGACGCCATGGTCTATGTGGCCCACAAAGTGAGCGGCTTTCCAACCCATCGCGTTATGGGCATGGCGGGCGTGCTGGATGCGGCCCGGTTTCGCGCTTTTATCGCCATGGAACTGAATGTTTCCGTGGAAGACGTCACAGCCTTTGTTCTCGGCGGCCACGGCGACACCATGGTGCCCCTGCCCCGGTATTCCACCGTGGCGGGTATTCCTCTGCCCGACCTTCTGCCGCCGGAAAGGATCCAAGCCCTGGTGGAACGCACGCGCAATGGCGGCGCGGAAATCGTCAATCTGTTGAAAACGGGCAGTGCTTTCTTTGCGCCGTCGGCGTCGGCGGTAAGCATGGCCGAATCGATTCTCAAGGACAAAAAGCGCATTATGCCGTGCGCGGCTTACTGTGACAAGGAATACGGTGTGGGTGGTTATTTCGTTGGCGTTCCCGTGAAGTTGGGTGCCGGCGGTGTGGAGCAGGTCATTGAAATCACCCTCCTTCCCGAGGAAAAGGCCGCATTCCAAAAGTCCGTGGACGCCGTCAAATCCTTGGTGCAGAAGATTCAGCTTTAA
- a CDS encoding HDIG domain-containing metalloprotein produces MTYDDALVLLDKHLHSNTLKKHCLATQAIMRELARRFQEDEETWAIAGLLHDLDYEITKDVPSEHGKKTVEILDGTDLSPEVKDAILRHNAEALGLERITRLDYALTCAETITGLVVAAALVHPEKKIAAVKVKSIKKRMKSKDFARSVNRDHIRLCEKIDVPLDDFIALSLKAMSDIASELGL; encoded by the coding sequence ATGACCTACGACGACGCCCTCGTTTTACTAGACAAACATCTTCACTCAAACACTCTCAAGAAGCATTGTCTGGCAACCCAGGCTATCATGCGGGAATTGGCCCGGCGTTTTCAGGAAGATGAGGAAACCTGGGCCATTGCCGGGCTTCTGCATGATCTGGACTATGAAATCACCAAGGACGTTCCGTCCGAACACGGCAAGAAGACAGTGGAAATCTTGGACGGCACGGATCTTTCCCCGGAGGTCAAGGACGCCATCTTGCGCCACAACGCAGAAGCCCTGGGTCTGGAAAGGATCACCCGCCTGGACTATGCGCTCACCTGCGCGGAAACCATCACCGGCCTTGTGGTGGCCGCAGCTTTGGTGCATCCGGAAAAGAAAATCGCCGCCGTGAAAGTAAAATCCATCAAGAAGCGCATGAAGAGCAAGGATTTTGCCCGATCCGTCAACCGGGACCATATTCGGTTGTGCGAAAAAATCGATGTGCCTTTGGACGACTTTATCGCCTTGAGCCTCAAAGCCATGTCGGACATCGCCTCGGAACTGGGGCTGTAG
- a CDS encoding uracil-DNA glycosylase — protein sequence MENEPVKGLAAREAERQAKIKLLEEIRTDLGDCRRCPLHQGRTHIVFGEGNATARLVFVGEGPGADEDRLGRPFVGQAGQLLNKMIRAMGWRREHVYICNVVKCRPPRNRVPLPEEIQQCAPFLFRQLEAIRPQVICTLGACASQTLLGCSTPISELRQKIHLWRGIPLIATYHPAYLLRNGAKKAEAWKDLQEVMERLKAFNSTEKP from the coding sequence ATGGAGAACGAACCCGTCAAAGGCCTCGCCGCACGGGAAGCCGAACGCCAAGCCAAGATAAAACTTTTGGAAGAGATTCGCACGGATCTCGGAGACTGCCGGCGCTGTCCTTTGCACCAGGGACGGACGCACATCGTTTTCGGAGAAGGCAATGCGACGGCGCGGCTCGTGTTTGTGGGAGAAGGCCCTGGAGCGGACGAAGACCGGCTGGGGCGCCCTTTCGTGGGCCAGGCAGGCCAACTGCTGAACAAAATGATTCGCGCCATGGGATGGCGTCGCGAACACGTCTACATCTGCAACGTGGTCAAGTGTCGTCCTCCGAGAAACCGCGTGCCCTTGCCTGAAGAAATTCAGCAGTGCGCGCCTTTTCTCTTCAGGCAGTTGGAAGCCATTCGCCCACAGGTTATCTGTACCTTGGGAGCTTGTGCAAGCCAGACCCTGCTAGGATGCAGCACGCCCATTTCCGAGCTTCGGCAAAAGATTCATCTGTGGCGAGGCATACCGCTCATCGCCACGTATCATCCCGCGTACCTCTTGCGCAACGGGGCCAAAAAGGCCGAGGCTTGGAAGGACCTTCAAGAAGTGATGGAACGGCTCAAGGCATTCAACTCCACAGAAAAACCATAG
- a CDS encoding Rho termination factor N-terminal domain-containing protein, with product MGKKKEKQVKEKPLDKMTAKELREMALTLEGIVGVHAMNKAELITAIKRAKGIVEETTKQKTLDVRLLKAKIRELKRKRDEAKEAGNTKLADAFRRRISNLKKKTRRAA from the coding sequence ATGGGTAAGAAGAAAGAAAAGCAGGTTAAAGAAAAGCCTCTGGACAAAATGACCGCCAAGGAATTGCGGGAAATGGCCCTCACTCTGGAAGGCATCGTGGGGGTGCACGCCATGAACAAGGCGGAACTCATCACCGCCATCAAGCGCGCCAAGGGCATTGTGGAAGAAACTACCAAACAGAAAACCCTGGATGTGCGATTGCTCAAGGCCAAGATTCGCGAATTGAAACGCAAGCGCGACGAAGCCAAAGAAGCCGGCAACACCAAGCTGGCGGATGCGTTCCGCCGCCGCATCAGTAACCTTAAGAAAAAAACACGCCGGGCGGCTTAA
- the meaB gene encoding methylmalonyl Co-A mutase-associated GTPase MeaB, translating to MRDYAKEVLEGSPRAAARLISWLEDEDARALEHMERLYPHTGRAYVVGITGSPGAGKSTLTDKFTFALRRQGLTVGIIAVDPSSPFSGGAVLGDRVRMSRLATDPGVFIRSMATRGYLGGLAKATGEVVKVLDAFGKDIIVIETVGVGQDEVDIIRLADTTCLVLVPGLGDTIQSMKAGVMEIADIFIINKADRPGTDQLYTEVTSRVEQDAHIKERAWTPPVVRTVAVEDQGIDDLLQAVNAHRQFLKASGALEEKRRQRTRDETLRMIHAEVFRRLYERLTANGQLDALVEAIVEKRESPYRAMQDVLARWLKE from the coding sequence ATGCGAGACTACGCCAAGGAAGTGCTGGAAGGATCGCCTCGGGCGGCGGCTCGGCTCATCAGCTGGTTGGAAGACGAAGACGCGCGAGCCCTGGAACATATGGAACGGCTCTACCCGCACACGGGTCGAGCTTACGTCGTGGGGATCACGGGATCGCCTGGAGCGGGTAAGAGCACTTTGACGGACAAGTTCACCTTTGCTTTGCGTCGCCAAGGCCTCACCGTCGGGATCATTGCCGTGGACCCCAGCAGTCCGTTCTCGGGCGGAGCGGTTCTGGGGGACCGCGTGCGCATGAGCCGTCTTGCCACGGACCCGGGAGTCTTCATTCGCAGCATGGCCACTCGAGGTTATCTCGGCGGGTTGGCCAAAGCCACCGGGGAGGTGGTCAAGGTCTTGGACGCCTTTGGCAAGGACATCATCGTCATCGAAACGGTCGGGGTCGGCCAGGACGAGGTGGACATCATTCGGCTGGCCGACACCACGTGCCTGGTGCTGGTTCCGGGTCTAGGCGACACGATTCAGAGCATGAAGGCCGGGGTGATGGAAATCGCGGACATCTTCATCATCAACAAGGCGGATCGCCCGGGAACGGACCAGCTCTACACCGAAGTGACCTCTCGCGTGGAACAGGATGCCCACATCAAGGAACGGGCCTGGACGCCCCCTGTGGTGCGGACCGTCGCCGTGGAAGACCAGGGCATTGACGACCTTCTGCAGGCGGTTAACGCGCACCGGCAATTCCTGAAGGCATCCGGAGCGCTGGAAGAAAAGCGGCGCCAACGAACTCGCGATGAAACCTTGCGAATGATCCACGCCGAAGTCTTTCGGCGCCTTTATGAACGGCTGACGGCCAACGGCCAGCTGGACGCCCTGGTGGAAGCCATTGTGGAAAAGCGAGAAAGCCCCTACCGCGCCATGCAGGACGTGCTGGCGCGGTGGCTCAAGGAGTGA